The Verrucomicrobiota bacterium genome window below encodes:
- a CDS encoding phosphoribosylanthranilate isomerase, producing MPKVKICGVTNLPDALAAVDAGADALGFMFYAKSPRCVSEHAAAEIIRALPPFVARVGVFVNADQETVGRAVESCGLDTLQFHGDEPPDFCRKFRAAVIKAFRVRDETSLQTMAAYETEAWLLDAFVPGKLGGTGERFNWELARRATTLSRRVILAGGLTPENIREAVRQVRPYGVDVSSGVEVAPGKKNPGKVRDFIAAAKAALE from the coding sequence ATTCCAAAAGTCAAAATCTGCGGCGTTACCAATCTTCCGGATGCGCTCGCCGCCGTGGACGCCGGCGCCGACGCTTTGGGTTTCATGTTTTACGCGAAGAGCCCGCGCTGCGTCTCCGAACACGCCGCAGCCGAAATCATCCGAGCCTTGCCGCCGTTCGTGGCGAGGGTCGGAGTCTTCGTGAATGCCGACCAAGAGACGGTCGGAAGGGCGGTGGAATCTTGCGGGTTGGACACGCTGCAATTTCATGGCGACGAGCCGCCTGATTTTTGCCGGAAATTCCGAGCGGCGGTGATCAAAGCCTTCCGAGTTCGGGACGAGACATCGCTGCAAACGATGGCGGCATATGAAACCGAAGCCTGGTTGCTCGACGCGTTCGTGCCGGGAAAACTGGGAGGAACCGGCGAACGATTCAACTGGGAGCTCGCCAGACGCGCGACGACGCTCAGCCGGAGAGTCATTCTGGCCGGGGGCTTGACACCGGAGAACATCCGCGAGGCGGTCCGTCAGGTGCGGCCTTACGGGGTGGACGTGTCCAGCGGCGTCGAAGTGGCGCCGGGGAAAAAGAATCCCGGGAAAGTTCGGGATTTCATCGCCGCAGCCAAAGCAGCCCTCGAATGA
- the trpB gene encoding tryptophan synthase subunit beta gives MSSVASTPVPDAQGHFGPYGGRFVPETLVHPLQELEDEYLRSQSDPEFQREFQYYLREFCGRPTPLYFAERLTQELRGAKIYLKREDLLHTGAHKINNCIGQILLAKRMGKSRIIAETGAGQHGVATATVAAMFGLKCAIYMGAVDCERQALNVYRMKMLGAEVVPVTAGQKTLKEAINEAMRDWVTNVRTTHYILGTAYGAHPYPVMVRNFQRIIGDEARRQILEKEERLPDLLVACVGGGSNAMGLFFPFLNDPTVLMVGVEAGGEGIVSGKHAARFQGGSLGVLQGTRSFLLQDEDGQIQLTHSVSAGLDYAAVGPEHAWLRDQKRVEYSYATDREALEAFTKLARLEGIIPALESAHAVAEVIKRAPALPKDQLIIVNLSGRGDKDVAQVAGRVKL, from the coding sequence ATGAGTTCAGTCGCCTCAACCCCCGTGCCTGACGCCCAAGGGCACTTCGGGCCGTACGGTGGGCGTTTCGTGCCGGAAACGCTCGTGCATCCTCTTCAGGAATTGGAAGACGAGTACCTCCGGTCGCAGAGTGATCCGGAGTTCCAGCGCGAGTTTCAATACTATCTCCGGGAGTTTTGCGGGCGTCCCACGCCGCTTTACTTCGCGGAACGCCTTACCCAGGAACTGCGCGGGGCGAAGATTTATCTCAAACGCGAGGATTTGCTGCACACCGGCGCGCACAAGATCAACAATTGCATCGGGCAAATCCTTCTGGCGAAGCGCATGGGCAAGTCGCGCATCATTGCCGAGACTGGCGCCGGCCAGCACGGCGTGGCGACTGCGACCGTGGCGGCAATGTTCGGTTTGAAATGCGCGATCTACATGGGGGCCGTGGATTGCGAGCGCCAGGCGTTGAACGTGTATCGCATGAAGATGCTCGGCGCGGAAGTCGTGCCCGTGACCGCCGGACAGAAGACGCTCAAAGAAGCCATCAACGAAGCCATGCGCGACTGGGTGACGAACGTCCGGACCACGCATTACATCCTGGGCACGGCCTACGGCGCGCATCCGTATCCCGTCATGGTGCGGAATTTTCAGCGCATCATCGGGGACGAAGCGCGGCGACAGATTTTGGAAAAGGAAGAGCGCTTGCCAGATTTGTTGGTCGCGTGCGTCGGCGGCGGTTCGAACGCGATGGGACTTTTTTTTCCGTTCTTGAACGACCCCACCGTTCTCATGGTGGGCGTCGAGGCCGGCGGAGAAGGAATTGTTTCCGGCAAACATGCGGCGCGGTTTCAGGGCGGTTCGCTCGGTGTGCTTCAAGGGACGCGCTCCTTTCTGTTGCAGGATGAAGACGGCCAAATTCAGCTCACGCACAGTGTCTCCGCCGGGCTGGATTACGCGGCCGTCGGGCCGGAACACGCGTGGCTGCGCGATCAAAAGCGGGTCGAGTATTCCTATGCGACCGATCGTGAAGCGCTGGAAGCCTTCACCAAACTGGCGCGGCTGGAGGGCATCATTCCCGCTTTGGAATCCGCCCACGCTGTGGCCGAGGTCATCAAACGCGCACCGGCCTTGCCGAAGGATCAGTTGATCATCGTGAATCTGTCAGGCCGGGGAGACAAAGACGTGGCGCAAGTCGCAGGCCGAGTCAAACTGTGA
- a CDS encoding DUF1844 domain-containing protein, with translation MSSTDLPEKDAAPLSQEEMTSALFANLVIQQTNMALMFLGRVPHPETGETIQDIDSARMLIDQLEMLEVKTRGNLNKNEASLLKQSLTSLRMSFVQAVENPQPAPSTAKAQPQSESVCDAAASASSLSTPPPADEESRKKFTKRY, from the coding sequence ATGAGCTCGACCGATCTGCCTGAGAAAGATGCTGCCCCGTTGAGCCAGGAGGAAATGACTTCGGCGCTTTTTGCGAACCTGGTGATTCAACAAACCAACATGGCGCTGATGTTCCTCGGACGCGTTCCCCATCCGGAAACGGGCGAAACCATCCAGGACATCGACTCCGCCCGGATGCTGATCGACCAGTTGGAAATGCTGGAGGTCAAAACCCGCGGGAATCTCAACAAGAACGAGGCCAGTCTGCTGAAACAAAGCCTGACTTCGCTGCGCATGTCGTTCGTCCAGGCCGTCGAGAATCCTCAACCGGCGCCTTCGACCGCCAAAGCCCAACCGCAATCTGAATCCGTCTGCGACGCCGCGGCTTCGGCATCCTCTCTTTCAACGCCCCCACCCGCCGACGAAGAATCCCGCAAAAAATTCACCAAGCGGTATTGA
- the moaA gene encoding GTP 3',8-cyclase MoaA, whose translation MTHPAALSDSFGRVMRDLRVSLTDRCNFRCLYCLPETEEAAHFYRTKFDPQRNPNPPTSRLPDWKPRSEILSFEEIERLVRLAVQLGILKVRLTGGEPLLRQGVEILVGKLARISGLEDLAMTTNGFLFLRKAGALQAAGLRRISFSLDSLDRDNFKKITGRDGLGEVLSGIARAQEIGLNPVKVNAVIIRGINDHEIENLAELARKRNLSFRFIEFMPLDSGRAWLKDLVVPGREILGRLQAKFTLRPVPSANPSETARRWRFEDGRGEVGIIAPVTEPFCGHCNRIRLTADGKIRTCLFSLHEHDVKGLLRGGAADEQIAEAIRGIVWQKEARHHIGEPDFVQPERSMSCIGG comes from the coding sequence ATGACGCATCCGGCTGCGCTTTCGGATTCCTTCGGCCGCGTGATGCGCGATCTGCGCGTCAGCCTGACCGACCGCTGTAATTTTCGTTGCCTCTATTGCCTGCCGGAAACCGAGGAAGCGGCCCATTTCTACCGGACCAAGTTCGATCCGCAACGCAACCCCAATCCGCCGACCTCGCGTTTGCCGGACTGGAAGCCGCGGTCGGAAATCTTGAGTTTCGAGGAGATCGAACGGCTCGTGCGGCTCGCAGTCCAACTGGGCATTCTAAAGGTCCGCCTGACGGGCGGCGAACCGTTGCTGCGGCAGGGGGTGGAAATCCTGGTCGGCAAGCTCGCCCGCATTTCGGGCCTTGAAGATTTGGCGATGACCACCAACGGCTTTCTCTTCCTGCGGAAAGCCGGGGCGCTCCAAGCCGCCGGGCTCCGGCGAATCAGCTTTAGCCTCGATTCGTTGGATCGAGACAATTTCAAGAAAATCACCGGGCGCGACGGCCTGGGCGAAGTCTTGAGTGGGATCGCCCGCGCGCAAGAGATCGGGTTGAATCCCGTGAAAGTGAACGCCGTGATCATTCGCGGCATCAACGATCATGAGATCGAAAACCTGGCGGAGCTGGCGCGAAAACGGAACCTCAGTTTTCGGTTCATTGAATTCATGCCGTTGGATTCGGGGCGCGCTTGGCTCAAAGATCTGGTTGTTCCTGGACGGGAGATCCTGGGCCGCCTGCAGGCGAAATTCACGCTCCGTCCGGTTCCATCTGCCAATCCTTCCGAGACCGCGCGGCGGTGGCGTTTCGAGGATGGACGCGGCGAAGTTGGCATCATCGCCCCGGTCACGGAACCTTTCTGCGGCCACTGCAACCGCATTCGTCTGACGGCCGACGGCAAGATTCGGACCTGTTTGTTCAGTCTGCACGAACACGACGTGAAAGGCCTTTTGCGCGGCGGCGCGGCGGACGAGCAAATCGCAGAGGCGATTCGAGGGATCGTCTGGCAAAAGGAAGCGCGCCATCACATTGGCGAGCCGGATTTCGTGCAGCCCGAACGCAGCATGAGCTGCATTGGGGGCTAA
- a CDS encoding DUF1501 domain-containing protein, whose product MPTEAPRRHSHGHAFTFLNARDREGLTVFSRRSVLKAGLAGFAGLTFPSLLRLRAESSATGAPIKPNKAVILLWMTGGPSHIDTWDVKPDMPYEIRGPFKDIRTKLPGVHVCEYFPKQAAMMGQFTLIRSVDCRESNHEPNQVMQTANRAAEPRVNPQGHLYPAIGSVVAKLRGPNHPGMPPYVVLNMKSKSHVAWGGYLGKQFDPFVGNNVEKLFQLPGALTLDRVRSRRTLTQQMDTLRAELDATGQMEAMDRFGQQAFDIVAGARARAAFDLSREPLKTVERYGEHDWCRQALLARRLVEAGVSFVTIDLSNHSASGTWDTHGDNIPPYGGIWNGLRPLLPVLDHLVTTLVCDLQEHGLLDDTLVIAMGEFGRTPKLGTQGSTDGRDHWPVVSSMLMAGGGFRHGQLIGATTRDGGEIAERPVTPGDIAATIYHHFGVPLDAAYLDHQGRPLRIVEHGEPIREFI is encoded by the coding sequence ATGCCGACGGAAGCGCCACGCAGGCATTCGCATGGTCACGCCTTCACCTTTCTTAACGCGCGCGACCGGGAAGGTCTCACCGTCTTCAGCCGCCGCAGCGTGCTTAAAGCGGGCTTGGCCGGGTTCGCCGGGCTGACTTTCCCATCCTTGCTCAGGCTTCGCGCTGAATCTTCCGCGACCGGCGCCCCAATAAAGCCTAACAAAGCTGTGATCCTTCTCTGGATGACCGGCGGACCGTCGCACATCGACACCTGGGACGTGAAGCCGGACATGCCCTACGAGATTCGCGGCCCGTTCAAAGACATCCGCACCAAGCTGCCGGGCGTTCATGTTTGTGAATACTTCCCCAAACAGGCCGCGATGATGGGCCAGTTCACCCTGATCCGGTCGGTCGATTGCCGGGAGAGCAATCATGAGCCGAATCAGGTCATGCAAACGGCCAATCGGGCCGCCGAACCGCGCGTCAATCCGCAGGGCCATTTGTATCCAGCCATCGGTTCGGTCGTGGCGAAGCTGCGCGGGCCGAATCACCCCGGCATGCCGCCCTATGTCGTGCTCAACATGAAGAGCAAATCGCACGTGGCGTGGGGCGGTTACCTCGGCAAGCAGTTCGATCCCTTCGTCGGAAATAACGTTGAGAAGCTTTTCCAGCTCCCGGGCGCGCTGACCCTGGACCGTGTTCGCTCGCGCCGCACGCTTACGCAGCAGATGGACACACTGCGCGCGGAGCTGGATGCGACGGGCCAAATGGAAGCCATGGACCGCTTCGGCCAGCAGGCTTTCGACATCGTGGCCGGCGCGCGAGCGCGAGCCGCGTTCGACCTTTCCAGGGAACCGCTGAAAACCGTGGAACGCTATGGCGAACACGATTGGTGCCGCCAGGCCTTGCTGGCGCGAAGACTGGTGGAAGCAGGTGTGAGTTTCGTCACCATTGATCTGAGCAATCACTCCGCATCGGGCACCTGGGACACCCACGGCGACAACATCCCGCCTTACGGCGGCATCTGGAACGGGCTGCGCCCATTGCTCCCGGTCCTCGACCACCTCGTTACCACGCTCGTGTGCGATCTCCAAGAGCACGGTTTGTTGGACGATACGCTGGTCATTGCGATGGGCGAGTTTGGCCGCACTCCGAAGCTCGGCACGCAGGGCAGCACGGATGGCCGCGATCATTGGCCCGTCGTGTCGTCGATGCTGATGGCGGGAGGCGGGTTCCGCCACGGACAATTGATCGGCGCGACGACGCGCGATGGCGGCGAGATCGCCGAGCGCCCGGTGACGCCTGGGGACATCGCGGCGACGATCTACCACCATTTCGGCGTTCCGCTGGACGCTGCGTATCTGGATCATCAAGGCCGGCCGCTGCGCATCGTGGAACACGGCGAACCGATTCGGGAGTTCATTTAG